One Leisingera sp. M658 genomic window carries:
- the nrdR gene encoding transcriptional regulator NrdR: MRCPFCGNIDTQVKDSRPAEDHVSIRRRRFCPACGGRFTTYERVQLRDLVVIKTSGKREDFDRDKLERSIRISMQKRPIEPERIDQMISGIVRRLESMGETDIGSKKIGEIVMEALARIDTVAYVRFASVYKNFQAADDFEDFVHELRPPVAPEE; encoded by the coding sequence ATGCGCTGCCCATTTTGCGGAAATATCGACACTCAGGTCAAGGATTCACGCCCCGCCGAAGATCATGTTTCGATCCGGCGGCGCCGGTTCTGCCCGGCCTGCGGCGGCCGTTTCACCACCTACGAACGGGTGCAGCTGCGCGATCTTGTGGTGATCAAAACTAGCGGCAAGCGCGAGGATTTCGACCGCGACAAGCTGGAACGCTCGATCCGCATCTCGATGCAAAAACGCCCGATTGAGCCGGAGCGGATTGATCAGATGATCTCGGGCATCGTGCGGCGGCTGGAAAGCATGGGCGAGACCGATATCGGCTCGAAGAAAATCGGCGAGATCGTGATGGAAGCGCTGGCCCGGATCGACACCGTGGCATACGTGCGCTTTGCCAGCGTTTACAAGAATTTCCAGGCGGCGGATGATTTCGAGGATTTTGTTCACGAGCTGCGCCCGCCAGTTGCACCGGAAGAATAA